Below is a genomic region from Prunus persica cultivar Lovell chromosome G3, Prunus_persica_NCBIv2, whole genome shotgun sequence.
ATTCAACAAACGTGCAggggctttttcttttttctttttttttcttgaataaattatatttaagatAGCCCTTTCCTTAATAACTTGGAATTTTAAGTCTTAATACACAGCCTCACCATTCATCTTGTACACATGTTTTCTAAAGTATTTGACTAATTCTCAAGAGATGGGTCTTGATCCTGAAGCACAAAAGCCCACAAACTTGATGTGACAAGCAACATTGTCACCTATATTTAGAAGCCACAAATGGGATTGCATTTTCGGTGTCTTGGTGGATAAGATAGGAAGATATGCATGAATTAAATTCTCGaagattcaaacaaaaaaggaaaacgaCAGCAGCAGCTGTACACATGCACTTCCACCTCTATACAGTTTACAGTTAACACATTTACACACAaaccagaaaaagaagagagaagtttGAAACAGAAACTCCTCTTCAAAGAAAAAGCATGATCATGGGATCATGAACTGAGTTATGTTCCAATCACATGCATCATGTTATGTATTTTGGGAACAGAGATTATGCTGAAAGGCCTACTTCAAGGAACAGAAAAACTGGGTCATGGCTTGTTAGTTAATTCTTGTTCTGTCTAgttcttttaaaagaaaagtacCATTTGGAACCCATGAAGCAATATTCTACAAAAGCATGAATTAAAGGGCAATGGAAGATGACAAGGCATGGGGGCAGCATTGCTTGCTACTGATGAAATAAATCAATGAATCAAATGGTGAACAAGCATAATATGAGGTTTTTCCATCAAGGTCTTTTTGCTGCATACTTCTTATTAAACTGCCTGCAAAGATGGGGAACCttataaaagcaaaaacattatccaattttttcaagaaaactACTCACTCAAAATGCAAGTCTTATGATACTAATGACTACCATTGAAAAGTAGCACCCACGACGCATATAATACATGAAGCCCGCCATCAGCTTCGTAGAACCGGTAAAACCCCTTTTCATTCAGATACTGATGCACTCCTTATGAATACAGAGACATCAGCAACCTAATCACAAGTTAATCAAAAACTGAAAGTAGTATTTAAGTCTGTCACATACAATCCGAGCGTTCATCTCTTCCTAACTGGTCTGAGCAGAAGACACGGGTACTGGGATCGCATCTTCAAGTTTTACCCTGGTGCCAATGGAGCCGTCAGAAGCAGGACTAGCTCTTTCAGAAAGATTAGCTTCTTTACTACCCTCATCCAAGCGGACAACTTGAGCAAAACTCTTTGACATGTGCTTAATAAAATCACTGGGTATTTGAACAGTATTTCTGGGCTCCTTTTCTCCAACTACACCTACAGCAATCAGGCTGGCTTGCTGTCTTGCCTTCCGCTCTTGCATTGCTTTCTGCCGGTCTtcataaaaatcaaaatcatctAGAATCGACATATCTGTTTCATAGTTCTTGAAGATGTTCAACATCTCAATCCCATGCTCCAATTTTACCTGCACATATGGGAGCAAAAAGGGCATtgtaaacaaaattacaacaCTTGCCGAAATACTGTGTGCTTAGAGATTCCTAATCTACAactccaaatttttttcatcaaatttATAATGTAATCTCCTTAACATAGAACAAGAAGAGCTGCAAATGATTCAAAATAAGAGGCTCCTGGTTTATAAGACCTGAGAATCAGTATCTGAGCATAATtagataagaaaaaagaagggagaaaACAACATGAAAATTCAGACTCTAGAACCTTAGAATTTACACAAAAAGCATATGTGGCACATCTCAGACAGAACTTTCGGAGGGATTTGAGAGAATGAGAAAAAACCAAGGCCTTTCCCACTAAAGATAAACATCTACCTAATCCACCACTTAATAGTCCATACATATTGGCAGCAACTGCAATTAGTTCGATAGTCAAAAGCTCAGTCAAGCTACTATAAGTATTCAGGTAAACAAACTAAATATTTAGTTTCCGTCTGGTTATGGCTATTGTTAAAAATAAGAACTGTGTGCAATATTAATTCCTATATAATAAAAACAGGCTTTTCACAAATTGTCACCTCTTGAGTGTCTCGACTGTTAGTTACAGGCTTGTTGTCGTTATTTTCAAGAATGATGTGCCGAAACTGACTATTGGGGACATCTTTAATCATATGCCACTTGACAGGGAACTGGCCACTCCATTTGTCTTGCTGCCAGTAATCCAGACTCTTGTCAAAATCCACAGGTCCAACCATTTCAGCCACCCCACAGAACTGAGCACTAGCATTAACCTGAGTATTATTAAGTATAACCATATAAGGAAAAACTGGACAGCAATGGTGGAATAGAAAGAATGGAAACAATtacggaaaaagaaaaaagaagaaatcatATGGCATACATTAATTATATTGCGAACATGTATTCATCAAAAAGACCATATATTTAccgaaaagaagaggaaaattgGGCAGCCATCATGCTTCTCCTTAACTTCACGATAAGCTGCATCTAACTTTCTGTTCCCATTTGGTGTGCTGGCCCAGACACCATATTTGATGCTCTTGTGGACATTATCTTCACTGTAAGACTTGATAATGAAGAACTTAGCATCGTTGTACTCTGTTACAAAATCTGGCTTGTTGTATGATTCATCATGGACCTTGGTTGCAGTAGTGTTATGTTTGGTATTCTCCACAGAGCTATCAGCCATGATTTGACTCTTTGGCTTTGAGGCCCTTGGTCCCCGGTTCTGCTCACAAAGAATATCAAGGGGGGCATTGCAACTGCATATGGGACCACTGCCCCTCACATGCCGCTTGCTATTCTCTAATGATAGAAAGCCCCGACTGTTAGCTCCAAAACTAGAAAAAGATGCATTTCCAAGGCTAGAGGCCTGATTAAAACCACTGGGTATGTAGCCTCTGTTATAAGAGTTTGAACCAGATCCAAACCCATACAATGACCTTTGTTGTTGAGAAGCCTGAAGAAAATTCATTAATCAGCATTAATACTAAAACGCATGAGTCTAATTAGATTCATCAAGTTTCAGATGATGTCAGTGACAATCAACTATATCACAAGCATTTATAGGCTGGCATCATTGCCAAGATATGCATTCATAAAAGATAAGCCAAAGTTGCATGACACCAAAGATGGAAGACGACCATGACCTAAGGGTTACACCTGAGCTCCACTGTTGGTAGATAGATACCCATAGTTATTCAATTCAAACAATCCATGCCTAGATCAATAAACTATATTGCATTCCTCAATTCCATTTATGTATCCCATGACTGACTGGGAATCATGGTTTACAGTATAAACAATAAATTTTCCTTGCAAGAATAGAACTACTAACGATGAAGATCTAGTTATGGTGTCTGGCAAACTATAATATCTCAATTACCATGGATttacacaaatacaaaatctGGGTtcataaataagaagaaaaacaaggtaAACAACTTAACATAAGGGTCAGCAATAGCAGATGTGATAATGAAGTCGAAAGTAGCTTTAGGAACTGTTAAAAGGAGGGAAGAGGAGGGAgggacacagagagagaataatattttattcatacaAGCTTTCAAACACTTCTATATGAAAAATGTGAAAGATAAAGATCGGTCAGCTGTACACTGAGAGcctggaaaataggaaaaaaggcTATCATTAAGTTTTAAGAAGTTCTAATCACTTCTAAACTTGAAGTCTTGGGAGGAAGTCACAGTAAACCCCTTACCATACTTCTTTGAGAACAAAATATTCAGAGCTTTAGGCCAAGGATATATTTAAACAGCAGACCTATCATGGTAAAGCACATCTTCAGCCAAATCAATCAATTCAACTCCACTCTAATCGGCTTGATCAGGTCATATGCCTAGGTTGCGTGCAATACTAATACAATTATTGGCTATGACACCTAGAGGAGCATGACAGCCATTAAAAAAGTTAGTTTTGTGCTCCTTGGGTTTCCTAGTTCTAAAGCACTTGCTCCAACATTCTGGTTTGCTTTTGTGAATAAGCACAAGGATACAGTCAAATTTCATCACATGACACGCATGTGATTAACGACAGATTGCAAAGAATATTTTGGGCAAAAGCACCCAGGATAATATACAAGTTCTACCTAATATACCAAATCTAACTTCCTCCAAATAATATCCCAAACAATTGTTGcaagaagaatgaagaaaagacCAACAAGATTTCAAAAGAACATCATCAGAAGATATACACAGGTACAAGAACAAACCATTCCAACGTTCTGCCCAAATGACCCAAGCGGGCCAAGTGGCTGTGGAGATACTGATGGCGATAAGGGAGTCAAAGACCTGTGCCTGTCTGAGGGTTTTGACCAATCTGACCAAAGTCCTCCAGATCTTAATCCATCAAATCCCTGCTGCAAATCATGAAAACCATGACTACCCGGATTTCCTGGAAAATTGCCTCTACCAAAAGATCCCACTGGTGGATGATAACCAGGCCTTGGTCCAAAAAGCATATTGTCACCTTGTTGGTCAATGCTAACTAAGGTGGTGAGCTCTGGCTGTGAAACTGTAGTTGGTGAAGTAATATATGGCATGCTATGAGGACCAAGCTGCTGATAATAAGGTGGTCCCGAAAATGGAAATTGCTGGGGGGAATATAACTGTGCATCACCACCTACAGACGGCATAGGTGTTGTGACCGGGGAGTAAGGCCCGTAGGGCATTTGAGGATTGTAGCCATATCCAGAATGAAAGACTAGAGAAGGATTCTCATTGTAGACACCCTAATCAAGATtaaatatcaaatcaaattacaATAAATTAACAGAAATGTTGATATatgaattgaagaagaaacaaaatacaCTCACAGGAGAACTAATCTCCAACCCTTCAGTGTTGAGGTATGGAGGATATTCATCCCACTCACCAGTTCCATTTTCATAACCTACATCACAGATGATAACATTATATCTATACTTACATTCTATAAGTGACAGAAACATAAAACACAACTAAATAAAGAATATAACAACAATTCTTTTCCTTATACGAGTCAAAAACTATCATTGCCTTAAAACTTAAGTTAAAGAAGCCAATTATGAACCCTGACTTCCTAGGTCAGCTAAAAATGCacagattttgaaatttatatatattccaaCCTCACAAATTAATGTAAACCAGATTTTGATTGGTAATAGGAAAAAAAGTTCCTCCCTGATGGAGCTGAATCAATGTATGTTGAGAAGGCCAACAAACAGTGAAGTTTATTTTCAGACTTTGTACAGCTGTGAATGGCCCCCATTTCCATGGCTGCGCATCCAGACCCAGAGGAACAAAAGACTAACCTCTATAGTAGAAGGTCTGGGCCTGAGGGGCATAGACATTAGGTGGGATAACAGTGTGATCTCCACCTGAACCAAAAGGACCCGATTGACCTGCTGCATCCCTTGGATGACCAATTGTGGCTGCATCTGGAGAAGGATTAGGAGAAACTGACCTCTCAATTTTTGCTACATGGGGCTGATAACAGATAAACAAACAGAAAACTGTCATGCACAAGAGGGagtaaagaaaacaaactaaCTTCAATTGCAATGGATCAGAAGAGCATTGTACTGGATTCGCAACTACCTGCTCCTTCATGTTATCTGGTTCAGCAGGTTTCTCTTCTGCATCCATGATCAGTATGCTCAGTGACTTAGTAGAGTCTTAGAAACACAGGCAGTACAAATTATTGACCAACCAAAGCAAAATTCGGTGATAGGAAAACTTGAAGCTATGAATATGTGCGCACATATCCACGCGTGCACACCTATGCACACATGATAAATAGAAGTACATGAATATATTTCAGTCATGTCTACATCAATAGGTTCAAAATCTAGTTataaaacatacaaaatttcGAGCTGGCCACCAGTAATAGAAttctttagaagaaaaaagccTTGATAGATATAAAGGTCTCAACTTCAGAAAACTGAAAAGCTGCCATAGATATGACCCTAACCTCTCAAACTATAAACAATGACATTCATGGAATTGTTTATGGATACACAATGAACCAAGATGCCAAACTGTATAAGTTATCCAGAGAGCTTCTAGTGATAACCcatattgaaaaaagaagtgaAGTAAAATTTCCcacaaattttaaaaggaaaaggaaaaaaaagaaaaaaagtattgACCTCAAAAGCCTCATTACCTCCCTTAGTTCTTTCATCTTAAGCTAGTCTGATATTAACTCTTCCAATTCATCCACCTCCTACTACTCCGGAGAAAAtatctttccttttctatcTGCCTCTCCCCAGTCCCCAGTAAACCAGAACATGACAATACACCTATAAAGACTACAACAAcgagaaattagaaaaagcGTGATGCTCTACCTATATAATTCTAGTTCAGGAAAGTTGGCATTTCGTGCAATATCGAACAGAGGcttcttaaaaacaaaaactgagtCTGCAAATAACTACACGCATGACATATTAATTGATTGCACAACCACTCTATAGTCTAGTGCATGCTTTTTGTTGACAGCAATTCTAAAAATGAAtatccaaatgactcctacaAACCAAACATAATCATCAAAACTGCATCTTCACTATATGCACATACATACATGCAGCAAACATAACTTAATACATATACaattatacatatatcaaGCATTCGGACTAAATGATGACTGATCTCGAAGTAACCCAATCATATGACCCGACATATCAATAAGCAATGACctctcaaacacaaaatccaaacaagaaaacagaaaatgaaacaaCCAAAGCTTGCAATAATTCTGTCATCTAACAATACCAGATACTAGATCTCCAATGTTTAGATACTCCTAAGCGTGCCTGCAACCCAGATCAGGGCACAGTTCTACAGACAAAGCCAACCATGGATGCCAAAATTCAAACTAAAAAACGCTAAAGCCCCAACTTCCCCAATAAATACAGAA
It encodes:
- the LOC18783877 gene encoding uncharacterized protein LOC18783877 isoform X1 encodes the protein MAANQPQAPDHISDSTKSLSILIMDAEEKPAEPDNMKEQPHVAKIERSVSPNPSPDAATIGHPRDAAGQSGPFGSGGDHTVIPPNVYAPQAQTFYYRGYENGTGEWDEYPPYLNTEGLEISSPGVYNENPSLVFHSGYGYNPQMPYGPYSPVTTPMPSVGGDAQLYSPQQFPFSGPPYYQQLGPHSMPYITSPTTVSQPELTTLVSIDQQGDNMLFGPRPGYHPPVGSFGRGNFPGNPGSHGFHDLQQGFDGLRSGGLWSDWSKPSDRHRSLTPLSPSVSPQPLGPLGSFGQNVGMASQQQRSLYGFGSGSNSYNRGYIPSGFNQASSLGNASFSSFGANSRGFLSLENSKRHVRGSGPICSCNAPLDILCEQNRGPRASKPKSQIMADSSVENTKHNTTATKVHDESYNKPDFVTEYNDAKFFIIKSYSEDNVHKSIKYGVWASTPNGNRKLDAAYREVKEKHDGCPIFLFFSVNASAQFCGVAEMVGPVDFDKSLDYWQQDKWSGQFPVKWHMIKDVPNSQFRHIILENNDNKPVTNSRDTQEVKLEHGIEMLNIFKNYETDMSILDDFDFYEDRQKAMQERKARQQASLIAVGVVGEKEPRNTVQIPSDFIKHMSKSFAQVVRLDEGSKEANLSERASPASDGSIGTRVKLEDAIPVPVSSAQTS
- the LOC18783877 gene encoding uncharacterized protein LOC18783877 isoform X4, with the translated sequence MKEQPHVAKIERSVSPNPSPDAATIGHPRDAAGQSGPFGSGGDHTVIPPNVYAPQAQTFYYRGYENGTGEWDEYPPYLNTEGLEISSPGVYNENPSLVFHSGYGYNPQMPYGPYSPVTTPMPSVGGDAQLYSPQQFPFSGPPYYQQLGPHSMPYITSPTTVSQPELTTLVSIDQQGDNMLFGPRPGYHPPVGSFGRGNFPGNPGSHGFHDLQQGFDGLRSGGLWSDWSKPSDRHRSLTPLSPSVSPQPLGPLGSFGQNVGMASQQQRSLYGFGSGSNSYNRGYIPSGFNQASSLGNASFSSFGANSRGFLSLENSKRHVRGSGPICSCNAPLDILCEQNRGPRASKPKSQIMADSSVENTKHNTTATKVHDESYNKPDFVTEYNDAKFFIIKSYSEDNVHKSIKYGVWASTPNGNRKLDAAYREVKEKHDGCPIFLFFSVNASAQFCGVAEMVGPVDFDKSLDYWQQDKWSGQFPVKWHMIKDVPNSQFRHIILENNDNKPVTNSRDTQEVKLEHGIEMLNIFKNYETDMSILDDFDFYEDRQKAMQERKARQQASLIAVGVVGEKEPRNTVQIPSDFIKHMSKSFAQVVRLDEGSKEANLSERASPASDGSIGTRVKLEDAIPVPVSSAQTS
- the LOC18783877 gene encoding uncharacterized protein LOC18783877 isoform X3, which translates into the protein MDAEEKPAEPDNMKEQPHVAKIERSVSPNPSPDAATIGHPRDAAGQSGPFGSGGDHTVIPPNVYAPQAQTFYYRGYENGTGEWDEYPPYLNTEGLEISSPGVYNENPSLVFHSGYGYNPQMPYGPYSPVTTPMPSVGGDAQLYSPQQFPFSGPPYYQQLGPHSMPYITSPTTVSQPELTTLVSIDQQGDNMLFGPRPGYHPPVGSFGRGNFPGNPGSHGFHDLQQGFDGLRSGGLWSDWSKPSDRHRSLTPLSPSVSPQPLGPLGSFGQNVGMASQQQRSLYGFGSGSNSYNRGYIPSGFNQASSLGNASFSSFGANSRGFLSLENSKRHVRGSGPICSCNAPLDILCEQNRGPRASKPKSQIMADSSVENTKHNTTATKVHDESYNKPDFVTEYNDAKFFIIKSYSEDNVHKSIKYGVWASTPNGNRKLDAAYREVKEKHDGCPIFLFFSVNASAQFCGVAEMVGPVDFDKSLDYWQQDKWSGQFPVKWHMIKDVPNSQFRHIILENNDNKPVTNSRDTQEVKLEHGIEMLNIFKNYETDMSILDDFDFYEDRQKAMQERKARQQASLIAVGVVGEKEPRNTVQIPSDFIKHMSKSFAQVVRLDEGSKEANLSERASPASDGSIGTRVKLEDAIPVPVSSAQTS
- the LOC18783877 gene encoding uncharacterized protein LOC18783877 isoform X2, whose amino-acid sequence is MAANQPQAPDHISEEKPAEPDNMKEQPHVAKIERSVSPNPSPDAATIGHPRDAAGQSGPFGSGGDHTVIPPNVYAPQAQTFYYRGYENGTGEWDEYPPYLNTEGLEISSPGVYNENPSLVFHSGYGYNPQMPYGPYSPVTTPMPSVGGDAQLYSPQQFPFSGPPYYQQLGPHSMPYITSPTTVSQPELTTLVSIDQQGDNMLFGPRPGYHPPVGSFGRGNFPGNPGSHGFHDLQQGFDGLRSGGLWSDWSKPSDRHRSLTPLSPSVSPQPLGPLGSFGQNVGMASQQQRSLYGFGSGSNSYNRGYIPSGFNQASSLGNASFSSFGANSRGFLSLENSKRHVRGSGPICSCNAPLDILCEQNRGPRASKPKSQIMADSSVENTKHNTTATKVHDESYNKPDFVTEYNDAKFFIIKSYSEDNVHKSIKYGVWASTPNGNRKLDAAYREVKEKHDGCPIFLFFSVNASAQFCGVAEMVGPVDFDKSLDYWQQDKWSGQFPVKWHMIKDVPNSQFRHIILENNDNKPVTNSRDTQEVKLEHGIEMLNIFKNYETDMSILDDFDFYEDRQKAMQERKARQQASLIAVGVVGEKEPRNTVQIPSDFIKHMSKSFAQVVRLDEGSKEANLSERASPASDGSIGTRVKLEDAIPVPVSSAQTS